The following proteins come from a genomic window of Plectropomus leopardus isolate mb chromosome 11, YSFRI_Pleo_2.0, whole genome shotgun sequence:
- the ireb2 gene encoding iron-responsive element-binding protein 2 produces MALTSSVKEHPYSHLIDTLKDGRIKFFNPQKLNDPRYDKLPLSIRVLLEAVIRNCDGFYTKQEDVQNIQDWQQQQNKAEVPFSPARVLLQDFTGIPAMVDLAAMRDAVAKHGVDPGLVNPKCPTDLIVDHSLQIDYSKCAIQNAPNPGGGESLNQSQGPSRSTPSRRGSHCGGQRGSCSKAACSDPPASPGRPTASVQQIENTPLLCPFHLQPVSETETALKNQEMELIRNKERLQFFKWCSKAFKNVNVVPPDVGAVHQVNLEYLSRVVQVTDGFIYPDSVVGTDSHTTMINGLGILGWGVGGIESEAVMLGQPVSLTLPQVVGCKLVGSINPLTTSIDIVLGITKHLRQAGIAGKFVEFFGPGVSQLSAPDRTTIANMCPEYNATVSFFPVDQVTLKHFKKTNFTQEKLELLESYMKAVKLFRSYEDPSEDPQFSEVIEINLSSIVPYVSGPKRPQDRVAISSMKEDFQRCLDEKVGFKGFHISKEKQGTQVPFLHCGQEYQLAHGSVVIAAVISCTNNCNPSVMLTAGLLAKKAVEAGLVVKPYIRTSLAPGSGMVTHYLNTSGVLPYFSQLGFEVIGYGCATCVGNTAPLPEAVVDAIKQGDLVACGVLSGNRHFEGRLCDCVRANYLASPPLVVAYALAGTVGIDFEKEPLGETSEGKEVFLRDIWPSREEVQQTEEDTVISSIFRDLRRRMEKGNMLWNNIECPDSVVFPWDHKSTYIRSPSFFSKLSKEVAPPQSIENAHVLLFLGNKVTTDHISPAGSIARVSAAAKYLLSKRLTPREFNSYGARRGNDAVMTRGTFASIKLQNRFIGKPGPKTLHIPSGQTLDVFEAAERYQRDGVPLIILAGKDYGSGNSRDWVAKGPYLLGVRAVIAESFEKLHKNQLVGMGIMPLQFLPGENADSLELSGKERFTIIQPNSLGPRQQLTVKTSHGKSFLVIALFDTEMDIIFFRHGGLLRYVARTLLSN; encoded by the exons ATGGCGCTCACTTCCTCAGTCAAAG agcaCCCATACAGCCATCTAATTGACACTTTAAAAGATGGCAGGATCAAGTTCTTCAATCCACAGAAATTAAATGATCCAAGATATG ACAAGCTGCCTCTGTCCATCCGTGTCTTACTGGAGGCAGTGATCCGTAACTGCGATGGCTTTTACACAAAACAAGAAGACGTCCAGAACATTCAAGattggcagcagcagcagaataaaGCTGAGGTGCCGTTCTCTCCAGCACGAGTCCTTCTCCAGGACTTCAC TGGTATTCCTGCCATGGTGGACCTGGCAGCCATGAGAGACGCTGTGGCCAAACATGGGGTGGACCCTGGCCTGGTCAACCCTAAATGCCCCACAGACCTCATCGTAGACCACTCATTACAGATTGATTATAGCAAATG TGCCATACAGAATGCTCCAAACCCAGGTGGAGGCGAGAGCCTAAACCAGAGCCAGGGTCCTTCTCGTTCAACTCCCTCCAGACGAGGCTCACATTGTGGAGGCCAGCGGGGCTCCTGTAGTAAAGCAGCCTGCAGTGACCCTCCAGCCTCCCCAGGTCGACCGACAGCCTCTGTCCAGCAGATCGAGAACACACCTCTCCTCTGCCCTTTCCACCTGCAGCCAGTGTCAGA AACTGAAACAGCTCTGAAGAATCAAGAAATGGAACTTATCAGAAACAAAGAGAGGCTTCAGTTCTTTAAG TGGTGTTCAAAAGCATTTAAGAATGTGAATGTGGTTCCTCCGGACGTTGGTGCAGTCCATCAGGTGAATTTGGAGTATCTGTCCAGAGTGGTCCAGGTCACCGACGGTTTTATTTACCCTGACAGTGTTGTGGGAACCGACTCACACACCACCATGATCAATGGCCTGGGCATCCTGGGCTGGG GTGTTGGGGGAATTGAGTCAGAAGCTGTGATGCTGGGCCAGCCGGTGTCTCTGACCCTTCCTCAGGTGGTGGGCTGTAAACTGGTGGGCTCCATCAACCCACTGACCACCTCCATAGACATTGTCCTAGGCATCACAAAG CACTTGCGGCAAGCTGGCATTGCTGGGAAGTTTGTAGAGTTTTTTGGACCTGGTGTCTCCCAGCTATCAGCTCCTGACCGAACCACAATTGCCAACATGTGCCCAGAGTACAACGCCACTGTCAGCTTTTTTCCTGTCGACCAAGTCACactaaagcactttaaaaagaCAA ATTTCACCCAGGAAAAACTTGAATTGCTGGAGTCTTACATGAAGGCTGTAAAACTTTTCCGAAGCTATGAAGACCCCTCGGAAGACCCCCAGTTCTCTGAG GTGATCGAGATCAACCTAAGTTCCATAGTGCCCTATGTGAGCGGACCGAAGAGGCCTCAGGACAGAGTGGCTATCAGCAGCATGAAAGAAGACTTCCAGAGATGTCTTGATGAAAAG GTGGGCTTCAAAGGCTTTCACATTTCTAAAGAGAAGCAGGGCACACAGGTTCCTTTCCTGCACTGTGGTCAGGAGTATCAGCTGGCCCACGGCTCGGTAGTCATCGCTGCTGTTATCAGCTGCACCAACAACTGCAACCCATCTGTCATGCTTACTGCAG gtCTACTGGCCAAAAAGGCTGTGGAGGCGGGGCTTGTTGTCAAGCCTTATATTCGGACCAGCCTGGCTCCTGGCAGTGGCATGGTCACTCACTACCTCAATACCAGTGGAGTCCTGCCTTATTTTAGCCAGCTGGG ATTTGAGGTCATAGGTTATGGCTGTGCTACCTGTGTAGGGAACACAGCTCCGTTACCAGAAGCTGTCGTGGACGCAATCAAACAG GGGGACCTGGTGGCCTGCGGTGTGTTATCTGGAAACAGACACTTTGAAGGCCGCCTCTGTGACTGCGTGCGTGCCAACTACCTGGCCTCCCCTCCTTTGGTGGTGGCTTATGCTCTTGCGGGCACTGTGGGAATTGACTTTGAGAAGGAGCCTCTGG GTGAGACCTCAGAGGGGAAAGAGGTGTTCCTCCGTGATATCTGGCCGTCCAGGGAGGAGGTCCAACAGACTGAAGAGGACACAGTCATTTCCTCCATTTTTAGGGATCTTAGGAGAAGGATGGAG AAAGGGAACATGCTTTGGAACAACATTGAATGTCCAGATTCTGTGGTTTTCCCCTGGGATCATAAGTCCACATATATTCGTTCACCATCTTTCTTCAGCAAGTTG AGTAAAGAGGTGGCACCTCCACAGTCGATTGAGAACGCTCATGTCTTACTGTTCCTCGGAAACAAAGTGACCACGGACCACATCTCGCCAGCGGGCAGCATTGCCAGGGTCAGCGCCGCTGCCAAGTACCTGCTGAGCAAACG TCTGACACCGCGGGAGTTTAACTCGTATGGCGCTCGCCGAGGGAACGATGCAGTAATGACCAGAGGCACGTTCGCCAGCATCAAGCTCCAAAATCGATTCATCGGCAAACCAGGCCCTAAGACTCTGCACATTCCTTCAGGCCAGACT CTTGATGTCTTTGAGGCAGCTGAGCGCTATCAAAGAGACGGTGTCCCCCTCATCATCCTGGCAGGCAAAGACTATGGCTCTGGAAACTCCAGGGACTGGGTCGCCAAAGGACCATACCTGCTG GGGGTGCGTGCTGTCATTGCTGAAAGCTTTGAGAAGCTGCACAAGAACCAGCTGGTGGGAATGGGCATAATGCCACTCCAGTTCCTGCCTGGCGAGAACGCAGACTCGCTGGAGCTCAGTGGGAAGGAGAGGTTTACCATCATCCAGCCAAACAGCCTGGGTCCGAGGCAGCAGCTCACTGTCAAG ACTAGCCATGGAAAGTCGTTCCTCGTCATAGCACTGTTTGACACTGAGATGGACATTATCTTTTTCCGACACGGAGGTCTTCTTAGATACGTTGCTCGGACTTTGCTGTCAAACTAG